In Nostoc piscinale CENA21, the genomic stretch AGTGTCAATTGCTTCTTGGATGACTTCTTCCGCGTCCCCATCTTGGCGAATTACGCGCGATCGCCCGTAATCTGGTTCAATGTAAAAAGTATTTCGCGCAACATGAGCGCAGTGTTTACAACCAATACAGGTGATTTCGTCAACATAAACACCCTTTTGGCGTAAAACTCCACCCAACTCCGGTTCTAAACCAGAACGTTCTGGGTTATCCCGCAAAAAACCCCCTAATTCTGGTTCCAAACCGGAACGGTTATCTTCCTGTTCTTCCGGCGGAGGCAGAAAATCAGCCATTACGCACTCCAGCGTTGTACTACTAAGCGAATAGAGCCGTCTTCGTTCTTTTGTTGTTCAGCAACTTGAAAGCCAGCCAATGCAGTTTCTTTAACAACTGTTTGGTAAGCATAACGTTGGGTGACTTGCCGCAAGAAACCATCTACAGACAGATTTTGTTGCCAGTATTGCAAGTCAGCTACTAATTCATATTCTTTGCCATTCCATCTAAAGCCGATGTCATAGCCATTTTCCTGCTCAATGGTGACTTCCGCAGGATGGGTTTGACCGCGATAGCCACGTACCTCGCGGGGGCCTGGTTTCCAGTCGATGCCCAAATCAGTTAGCGCATCTTTTAAAGAATCAAGGTTACGGATTTGAGTCTTAATTTGGCTAAAGTGTGACATGGTGGTTGTAAATCAACGAAAATAAACTGTTAGAAAACTTACCATTCGCTGTAAGTAGCTTGGGTATTCGCCTGATTAGATTGATGTAACTGATTGGCGAAATATTCTGAGGTTGGCTCTTGATTAAGTACTTGCCCCAGCTGTGCTTCTATTGCCGCTGTTACCTCAGCACAAGAAGCACCCACAATGCCAGTGACTTTCTCTTGTACCCGACCGTCTGGATAAATTATGAATTCTAATGTCTCCATGCTTTTGGCCAACCACGATAGTAAGCTTGGACTGTACCCCTTAGCACAATGCTAAGAATCCTGTCCGGGGAACATTGTTACTTAGACACAAACTTGCCATTTTTTAACTAATGTTCCATCTCTCAATATAAATATCTCAGAAAATTTACAAAAGTTATTATTTTAATAAGTCGGTACATCTGTCATTAGTTAGTCTCTCTTAACCTTCTAGAATAGTCAAGTTGAAAACTGAGCTGGTTAATTCAGGGATAAAAGCCTGTCAAACCAACACTCTTCGGTAGTATAGCTAGATCAGTCAGTCACAAAACTACGCAATTTATTGAAAAAGTTTATCATTATGATTAGATAAAACCTATTCTCTCTGTAGAGTGATATGGCAGGGAACGAACAGGTAAAAAGTTTGAAAGCTACTGAGGTTTGATTTTTCTTTGTCTTTCTTGTCCCATTTCCTAATAAATCAATATTTATGACAACTGCTTCAATTACCGATTCCCTAGTTCCTAATCCTGTACCGAAATCGGCAATCATTCGTTTAGAAAATATCTTTAAAGTCTACGGTAGTGGCGAAACCGAGGTTAAAGCACTGAACAATGTCAATTTGACGATCAACGAGGGCGAATATTGTTCAATTATGGGGCCTTCCGGTTCAGGTAAATCCACAGCCATGAATATTATTGGCTGTTTAGACCGTCCTACAGGCGGACATTACTATTTAGATAATGTTGATGTTGCCCAAATGGATGATAAAGCTTTGGCACATATCCGTAACAAGAAATTGGGGTTTGTTTTTCAACAATTTCACCTTTTACCTCAACTCACAGCCTTAGAAAATGTGATGTTGCCAATGGCTTATGCTAATGTTAACCCCACAGAAAGACGCGATCGCGCCGTTGTCGCCCTCATACGAGTTGGTTTAGAAAAACGCCTGAACAACAAACCAAATCAACTCTCAGGCGGACAACAACAAAGAGTAGCGATCGCTCGTGCCATTGTCAACCGTCCGGTTGTTCTCCTTGCTGATGAACCCACAGGCGCACTTGACTCTCGCACTACCCAAGAAGTGTTAGACATTTTCACCGAATTAAACGCCAGTGGGATCACCGTAGTCATGGTAACTCACGAACCCGATGTCGCCCGACAAACTCAGCGCATCGTTTGGTTCCGCGATGGTGAAGTCATACACTCCCACCTAACACCCAACGATTTAACGCAAGTAGCTGTTTAGAGGCTAGAGGTTAGAGGCTAGGAAAGGTATTAATCTTGAGATTTTGAAGTTACGCCACTACAGCCTTTTTATCTAACCTCTAGTCCCTAGCCCCTAGCCTCCTCTTTATACGTTATTTCGCATTGTTCTTTTTATCTAGCCCCTAATTCCTAGCCTCTTCACAGACTGGAAGTTTTACCAGTTTCTGCTTGCGTTTCAATTGGCTGGACATCACTGTATCCCATTTCACCAGCTATGGTTCTAAACACTGACATTTGTGCTTCAAAATCTAATTTTTGAATTTGAGACAGCAAATCATTAATTGCGTTACCGGGTTCGTAATTATCAGGAAAATCAACTACTGTATCACCCATTGCTACTGCCCAAACATACCAAACTAATAATTGATTATTTTCTTTTAATGCACCATAAGCACGAGAATATTCTGTGTCTTTGCGGTTAACTATATCCCGCATTACATTTAATTGTTCTTCACCAGAAATTTGTAAATAATCATTTAATAAAAGTGGTGCTAATTCAGGTTCAGCAGCAGCCGGAGCCGCAGGAGTAATAGAGTCTCCCATGTTTTCATAAACAAGATAAAACCATGCTAGTTTAGCATCAGTATTTAACTTATTAAAGGCTTCTACAACACTTTGGGTTTCATTGCTTAATGCTTGAGAAGAGTTTTTTTCGTAACTGGCAGTCATAATTTATCACCGAGAAATTAACATATCAAACTAAGAGTTAACAATATTTAATTATTTAAATCTCCCTCCCAGAGAAAGACTTCTTTTAATTGTTAATTAAAACTTATCTCTATCTTTGAATAGAGGTAATAATCTCTCCCTAGATGGCAGTAATTCATAAATTCACCTTGATACAATCGCCCCAGCATTTAATAAAATTACACAAGGTGTTAAATTATGGCTGATACAATAAAACCCAATCCCAATGAAGCTACTACCCATGATGCACAATTAGCAGCAGAAAACATGGCTAGTGGTGACGAGAAATTACAAAAAGTCGATTTTGATGCTGATTACGCAGCCGCACAGCAATTTAGCGTTAGTGAAATAGATCGCACTCCCGAAGGAGAAGCCGCCGCGCAAGCTGCAACTGCACCTAAATTAGAAGTTCCCGAAGCCGAAGATAGAACTACTGAAGCACAGCCTACAGGGAATCCTGATGATTATTTAGGATTAGCGAAGGAAGTTGGCCGTTCTGATAATGAAGGTGTTTCTAATGTTAGTGATGATTTAGTCAAACAAGCTATAGAAAAGGGTCAACCTAAAAAATAGTTATCTAAAGTATGAAGTATGAAGTGTGAAGTATTAATTATTATACTTTATGTTTCATGCTTCATTTTTAATTTATAGCTGTATTCTCATAAATAATCACAGTTTTGATTCCTTAAGGTCTTTAAATTACTGGGGTTCTACTCAGTACTTTTCTATATAAAACAGTAACAGTTAACAACAATTTTGAATAACATCTAGGAGTTCGCTAGGATGATTAATTAAAAAATCAGGTTTTTGCTTTAATAAGACTTCTGGAGAGTTAAATCCCCAAGTCACAGCGACTACCTTAATATTAGCTTTTTTGGATGCTTCTATATCTCTGGTTTCATCACCAACGTAAATCACAGCTTGAGTGGAAAGTTGTTTTTGTTTTAATAAATTATTGATGATCGTTGTTTTGCCAAAAATTGTGACTCCAGAATAAATAAAATCAAATAAGTTATCTAATTCGTGGTTATTGAGGAATGCTGTAACGTTTTCTTTAGAGTTAGATGTGATAATTCCTAACTTATAACCATGATTTTGCAATTCTGTGAGTGCTTCTTTGATTCCGGGAATTGGATGAAATTCGTGAATTTTATTCTTGAGTTCCGATTTAACTTTTCTGAGGAGAAAGGGAATTTTAAGTAGAGATACACCTGAATATTTGATAATTTCTCTAGAAGTTAAATTTCTTAAATGAGCGAGTTGTTCAGGAGTGATTTGTTTATAGCCAAATTCTGTAGCTAAACGATTGGCAATACCAACAAGAGCATCTACTGTATCTGCAATTGTGCCATCAAAATCAAAAACAATTACTTTCTGAGTCATTATTTTGCCTAGATGCGTCAAGATTAGCACGGGCATTCCGTCTTAACATTTCTGGCTTAATCCGCCGCAACGCTGATGCCGGAAATTGTTGATCC encodes the following:
- a CDS encoding ferredoxin produces the protein MADFLPPPEEQEDNRSGLEPELGGFLRDNPERSGLEPELGGVLRQKGVYVDEITCIGCKHCAHVARNTFYIEPDYGRSRVIRQDGDAEEVIQEAIDTCPVDCIHWVDYTELRKLEDERKYQVIPVVGYPVDMAVATSEKRRKKQKLKTKKSRY
- a CDS encoding DUF1257 domain-containing protein, whose translation is MSHFSQIKTQIRNLDSLKDALTDLGIDWKPGPREVRGYRGQTHPAEVTIEQENGYDIGFRWNGKEYELVADLQYWQQNLSVDGFLRQVTQRYAYQTVVKETALAGFQVAEQQKNEDGSIRLVVQRWSA
- a CDS encoding DUF2997 domain-containing protein, whose translation is METLEFIIYPDGRVQEKVTGIVGASCAEVTAAIEAQLGQVLNQEPTSEYFANQLHQSNQANTQATYSEW
- a CDS encoding ABC transporter ATP-binding protein, which translates into the protein MTTASITDSLVPNPVPKSAIIRLENIFKVYGSGETEVKALNNVNLTINEGEYCSIMGPSGSGKSTAMNIIGCLDRPTGGHYYLDNVDVAQMDDKALAHIRNKKLGFVFQQFHLLPQLTALENVMLPMAYANVNPTERRDRAVVALIRVGLEKRLNNKPNQLSGGQQQRVAIARAIVNRPVVLLADEPTGALDSRTTQEVLDIFTELNASGITVVMVTHEPDVARQTQRIVWFRDGEVIHSHLTPNDLTQVAV
- a CDS encoding orange carotenoid protein N-terminal domain-containing protein, with the protein product MTASYEKNSSQALSNETQSVVEAFNKLNTDAKLAWFYLVYENMGDSITPAAPAAAEPELAPLLLNDYLQISGEEQLNVMRDIVNRKDTEYSRAYGALKENNQLLVWYVWAVAMGDTVVDFPDNYEPGNAINDLLSQIQKLDFEAQMSVFRTIAGEMGYSDVQPIETQAETGKTSSL
- a CDS encoding HAD-IA family hydrolase: MTQKVIVFDFDGTIADTVDALVGIANRLATEFGYKQITPEQLAHLRNLTSREIIKYSGVSLLKIPFLLRKVKSELKNKIHEFHPIPGIKEALTELQNHGYKLGIITSNSKENVTAFLNNHELDNLFDFIYSGVTIFGKTTIINNLLKQKQLSTQAVIYVGDETRDIEASKKANIKVVAVTWGFNSPEVLLKQKPDFLINHPSELLDVIQNCC